A DNA window from Pseudodesulfovibrio thermohalotolerans contains the following coding sequences:
- a CDS encoding tyrosine-type recombinase/integrase — protein MVQTDRAGPWGNTYLDHCENKLSPRTIEEKNLVFKRFIEFFGAEFPVQKLGHPQALKYLTKQFKDRSGYSANRDRKNLSAAWNWGSKYLADFPKSYNIFQDAERFPEVREPRYIPPEQDFWKVCNACQVQDRIMLVAFLHLGARKGEIFRMKWEDVDFENMTVRLWTKKREGGNYEFSIIPMTEILATTLKLWKGETKIDSEYVFTNQDSTHLSQKHYGKKFTSRQHFMERACNRVGVKHFTFHAIRHLTATVLYNEGVQVAVIQRILRHKSATTTTRYLHELGLDDTRDALGSVMDRKRAKPSK, from the coding sequence GTGGTACAAACGGATAGGGCAGGTCCATGGGGCAACACCTATCTAGATCATTGTGAGAACAAACTCAGCCCTAGAACCATTGAGGAGAAGAACCTCGTCTTTAAGCGGTTCATCGAATTCTTTGGAGCAGAGTTTCCTGTTCAGAAGCTTGGGCATCCTCAAGCGCTCAAGTATCTGACCAAGCAGTTCAAGGACCGATCCGGCTACAGTGCCAATCGTGACAGAAAAAACCTTTCGGCTGCATGGAATTGGGGCAGCAAATACCTTGCAGATTTTCCTAAGAGCTACAACATTTTCCAAGACGCAGAACGCTTTCCCGAAGTGCGTGAACCTCGCTACATTCCGCCAGAGCAAGACTTCTGGAAGGTGTGCAATGCTTGCCAGGTTCAAGACAGAATTATGCTCGTAGCGTTCCTTCACCTGGGAGCAAGAAAAGGCGAAATATTTCGGATGAAGTGGGAGGACGTTGATTTTGAAAATATGACAGTCCGACTGTGGACCAAGAAACGCGAAGGTGGGAACTACGAGTTTAGCATCATTCCCATGACAGAAATTTTGGCCACCACGCTGAAACTCTGGAAAGGCGAAACCAAGATCGACTCCGAATACGTTTTTACCAATCAGGACTCTACTCACCTGAGCCAGAAGCACTACGGAAAGAAGTTTACATCCCGCCAGCACTTCATGGAGAGGGCTTGCAACCGCGTCGGCGTGAAACACTTTACGTTCCATGCGATCAGGCACTTAACAGCCACAGTGTTATACAACGAAGGCGTTCAAGTCGCTGTTATCCAAAGAATTCTCAGACACAAGTCAGCCACAACCACGACGAGGTATCTCCACGAACTTGGACTTGATGACACCAGAGATGCACTTGGCTCTGTCATGGACAGGAAGAGAGCTAAACCATCGAAATAA
- a CDS encoding IS3 family transposase (programmed frameshift), which translates to MGIRKHTPEQIIAKLREAEVLLARGETVPKVSRKLGVTEQTYYRWRKEYGGMRVSQAQKLKELEKENSRLKRLVADLNLDKMILEEAAKGKLLSPSRRRRCVYRVREKMQVSERKACRVLGQVRSTQRYASNPRADEAALTAAVIELATQYGRYGYRRILELLHRDGWKVSHTRLERIWRREGLQVPKKQPKRKRLWLADGSCIRLRPCWPGHVWSYDFVMDRTHDGKAFRMLTVIDEYTRECLAIDVARSLKSEDVLYRLSRLFVERGAPDHIRSDNGPEFTAKAVRKWLGRVGVKTLFIEPGSPWENGYNESFNGKLRDELLNGEIFTTLREARYLIDEWRWEYNTFRPHSALGYKPPAPKATLPPGGEWSQPSKRQGGSTNIAGGTNG; encoded by the exons ATGGGCATCAGAAAGCACACACCGGAACAGATTATCGCCAAGCTGCGTGAAGCAGAAGTCCTTTTGGCCCGGGGAGAAACGGTCCCCAAGGTCAGCCGCAAGCTCGGCGTGACTGAGCAAACCTATTATCGATGGCGCAAAGAATATGGCGGAATGCGTGTCAGTCAGGCCCAAAAGCTTAAGGAACTGGAGAAAGAGAACTCTCGTCTGAAGCGGTTGGTCGCTGACCTCAATCTGGACAAAATGATTCTGGAAGAAGCGGCAA AAGGGAAACTTCTGAGCCCTTCGCGCCGCCGTCGTTGTGTATACCGGGTTCGAGAAAAGATGCAGGTATCAGAACGGAAAGCTTGCCGAGTACTTGGACAAGTCCGTTCTACGCAACGATATGCGTCCAATCCTCGTGCAGATGAAGCTGCACTAACCGCCGCAGTGATTGAATTGGCCACCCAATACGGACGATATGGATACCGTCGGATATTGGAACTGCTGCACAGAGATGGTTGGAAGGTCAGCCACACGAGGCTGGAACGCATTTGGCGACGTGAGGGGCTACAAGTCCCGAAAAAACAACCGAAACGTAAACGACTATGGCTGGCAGATGGCTCCTGCATTCGCCTTCGTCCATGCTGGCCAGGTCATGTTTGGTCGTATGATTTCGTCATGGACAGAACCCATGACGGCAAAGCCTTTCGGATGCTCACTGTGATCGATGAATATACTCGTGAGTGTCTGGCAATCGACGTAGCGAGAAGCCTCAAATCGGAAGATGTGCTTTACCGCTTGAGCAGGCTGTTTGTTGAACGGGGAGCACCGGATCACATCAGATCGGATAACGGACCGGAGTTCACGGCAAAAGCCGTCAGAAAATGGCTGGGACGAGTCGGAGTGAAGACTTTGTTTATTGAACCGGGAAGCCCTTGGGAGAACGGATACAACGAGAGTTTCAACGGTAAATTACGTGATGAACTCCTCAATGGAGAAATCTTCACAACGCTCAGGGAAGCTCGCTACTTGATCGACGAGTGGCGTTGGGAGTACAACACATTCAGGCCTCACAGCGCTCTGGGATACAAGCCACCCGCGCCCAAGGCCACTCTCCCCCCGGGGGGAGAGTGGAGCCAGCCCTCCAAACGCCAAGGGGGGAGCACTAACATCGCGGGTGGTACAAACGGATAG
- a CDS encoding DUF488 domain-containing protein, producing the protein MIKLYTVGFAKKSAEEFFTILKKARIKTLVDVRLNNVSQLAGFTKKNDLKFFLKEILGANYEHVPELAPTKEILDSYKKKQISWEQYTKKYEYLLNTRNIGFALSKIDLNDACFLCSEPTAGKCHRRLAAEYLQRSDANISILHL; encoded by the coding sequence ATGATTAAACTTTATACTGTCGGGTTTGCAAAGAAAAGTGCTGAAGAGTTTTTCACTATACTGAAAAAAGCAAGAATTAAGACTCTCGTTGATGTACGCCTTAATAATGTATCACAATTGGCTGGATTTACGAAGAAAAACGATCTTAAGTTCTTTCTAAAAGAAATACTTGGAGCCAACTATGAACACGTCCCCGAACTGGCTCCCACCAAAGAGATTCTAGATAGCTACAAAAAGAAGCAAATTTCATGGGAGCAATACACCAAAAAATACGAATACTTACTGAACACACGGAACATCGGTTTTGCTCTTTCTAAGATTGACCTAAATGATGCTTGCTTTTTATGCAGTGAACCTACTGCGGGGAAATGTCACAGGAGACTTGCAGCAGAGTATCTCCAAAGGAGTGATGCGAACATCAGCATCCTTCACCTTTAG
- a CDS encoding DUF488 domain-containing protein, with amino-acid sequence MGTIFTIGYTSFTDIDSFLQTLHKQKIKAVIDVRSSPYSKIHPEYNKENIKRTLNSHQIYYVFLGNECGARVDEKSCYVDGQVNFNCVSSLPKFKSGLERIYSGAKKFNVALMCAEKDPITCHRTILISKNLKQYCLPIMHLLDTEHVETHEELEQRLLKVYELNQSHFFKNQKELLEEAYEKQANKIAYRIDENDIVYEVHHD; translated from the coding sequence ATGGGAACCATTTTCACCATTGGATATACGTCATTTACTGACATTGATTCATTTTTACAGACTTTACATAAACAAAAAATAAAAGCTGTAATCGATGTGCGATCGAGTCCATACAGTAAGATACATCCTGAATACAATAAAGAAAACATCAAGCGGACTTTAAACTCCCATCAAATATACTATGTTTTCCTTGGGAATGAGTGTGGAGCAAGGGTTGATGAGAAATCATGCTATGTTGACGGTCAAGTCAACTTCAACTGTGTATCTTCCCTACCCAAATTCAAATCTGGCCTTGAAAGAATTTATTCAGGAGCAAAGAAATTTAATGTCGCATTAATGTGCGCTGAAAAAGATCCAATAACTTGTCATCGCACGATTCTCATTAGCAAAAACCTAAAGCAGTACTGCCTACCTATTATGCATTTATTGGATACAGAGCATGTTGAGACTCATGAAGAATTAGAACAGAGGCTACTGAAAGTGTACGAATTGAATCAGAGTCATTTCTTCAAAAATCAAAAAGAATTGCTTGAAGAGGCATATGAAAAGCAGGCCAACAAGATTGCCTATAGAATCGACGAAAACGACATCGTCTATGAGGTACACCATGATTAA
- a CDS encoding dual OB domain-containing protein, with product MPEVQFLCLAKSWKRGGFCIAGKKIENNMVTNWFRPVSQHDEGGVSEVECRLANLRTPQILDFITCGVGDSCPQGAQCENHYIDGTAWTHNGRLNAPVAPYCDYPDSLWGTGYSSTNGTNDRVPEDIARLLPGSLNLISLEEATVKIQEEDFNGNSRLKARLSFIYKEYTYVLSLSDTVKSRQYEQKGAGEYSVNNCYVTVSLSVPFNGYCYKVAAGLIE from the coding sequence ATGCCAGAGGTTCAATTTCTTTGCCTTGCAAAATCATGGAAAAGAGGCGGTTTTTGCATCGCCGGTAAAAAAATTGAGAACAATATGGTGACTAATTGGTTCCGTCCAGTAAGCCAGCACGATGAGGGGGGAGTATCTGAGGTGGAGTGTCGACTTGCAAATCTGAGAACTCCCCAAATCTTGGACTTCATCACATGCGGTGTAGGGGATTCATGCCCCCAAGGGGCTCAATGCGAAAACCATTATATCGATGGGACCGCATGGACGCACAATGGCCGCCTGAACGCACCTGTAGCTCCCTACTGCGATTATCCAGACTCCTTATGGGGTACTGGCTACTCCTCAACAAATGGGACAAATGATCGTGTTCCCGAGGACATCGCCAGGTTATTACCTGGATCCCTCAACTTGATCAGCCTGGAAGAGGCCACTGTTAAGATTCAAGAAGAAGACTTCAATGGGAATTCACGACTTAAAGCGCGACTTTCCTTTATATATAAAGAGTATACATACGTACTGTCACTTTCAGACACCGTTAAAAGTAGACAATACGAACAAAAAGGGGCTGGCGAATATTCCGTCAACAACTGTTATGTTACTGTTAGCTTAAGCGTACCGTTTAATGGATATTGTTACAAAGTCGCTGCGGGACTGATTGAATAA
- a CDS encoding DUF2958 domain-containing protein — protein sequence MWNEPSRARLDAVPRLYETEDIPAQNKLIYLHFFIGGCDWYVAEFNGEDTFFGYSILNRDYQNAEWGYFSLAELKGLSVGWIEVDCEEPWEVVPAYAIPEIRRRA from the coding sequence ATGTGGAACGAACCTTCGCGGGCGCGGCTTGATGCTGTGCCGCGCCTGTACGAAACCGAGGATATTCCAGCCCAAAACAAGCTTATTTACCTGCATTTCTTCATTGGTGGCTGCGACTGGTACGTGGCTGAGTTCAATGGCGAGGATACCTTCTTCGGATATTCCATTCTGAACAGGGATTACCAGAACGCCGAGTGGGGGTACTTCTCGCTGGCCGAACTTAAGGGCCTGAGCGTGGGGTGGATTGAGGTCGATTGCGAAGAGCCATGGGAGGTTGTCCCGGCCTACGCCATACCGGAAATTCGGAGGAGGGCGTGA
- a CDS encoding helix-turn-helix domain-containing protein, which yields MPKNNSDMYSASEQKVIRELGIRVRQLRDEAGLSQERLAELAEMHRTYISSIERGQQNISLTILIRLATALEVSLEKLFTGI from the coding sequence GTGCCGAAAAACAACAGCGACATGTACTCTGCGAGCGAGCAGAAAGTGATACGAGAACTGGGGATTCGAGTGCGCCAACTACGGGATGAAGCGGGCTTGTCGCAGGAGCGTCTGGCCGAGCTGGCCGAAATGCACCGGACCTACATAAGCTCCATCGAGCGGGGGCAGCAGAACATTTCCCTGACCATCCTGATCCGGCTGGCGACGGCTCTTGAGGTGTCCCTGGAAAAGCTCTTTACGGGTATTTAG
- a CDS encoding tyrosine-type recombinase/integrase: MAYQEKNGKWRAVKIINYVKRTKTFKTERQAIRWEEEQTAELWQAEQENLVYVSLAEWSIEYLEFAKQKFVPKTLKEEKVPAFNRLFEFVPSSLTVERLSVADCQRMLMAQAKHRSGNAANKDRKNLLAAWNWGIKVLKLPKDNPFADVDPFPVEQQGKYVPSVEDFWKVYEVARPEDQVFLLTLLHTAARRGELLKLKWDDVDLERGKIRLWTRKRTGGKEFDWLPLTKRLRRELGEHSKSRISELVFCREDGSPYKWRQHLMKILCERAEVKHFTFHAIRHLTASMLAQEGVDIPTIQAILRHKNPMTTTRYLHRLGITENVLEDVFGEDEE, encoded by the coding sequence ATGGCCTACCAAGAGAAGAACGGGAAGTGGCGAGCGGTCAAAATCATCAACTACGTCAAACGGACAAAGACCTTCAAAACCGAAAGACAGGCAATCCGTTGGGAAGAGGAGCAGACCGCCGAACTCTGGCAGGCAGAGCAGGAGAACTTGGTTTACGTCTCTCTAGCTGAATGGAGCATCGAGTATCTCGAATTTGCCAAGCAGAAGTTCGTCCCGAAAACCCTGAAGGAGGAGAAGGTACCAGCCTTCAACCGGCTTTTTGAGTTTGTGCCGTCCAGCCTGACGGTCGAAAGACTGTCTGTTGCTGACTGCCAGCGTATGCTCATGGCTCAGGCCAAACATCGGAGCGGCAACGCAGCCAACAAGGATCGCAAGAACCTGCTGGCCGCGTGGAACTGGGGTATTAAGGTTCTCAAGTTGCCGAAGGATAACCCCTTTGCCGATGTTGACCCGTTTCCCGTTGAGCAGCAGGGCAAGTACGTCCCCTCGGTTGAGGACTTCTGGAAGGTCTATGAGGTCGCCAGGCCCGAAGATCAGGTATTCCTGCTCACTCTGCTGCACACGGCGGCCCGGCGCGGCGAATTGCTCAAACTCAAATGGGATGACGTTGACCTCGAAAGAGGCAAAATTCGACTGTGGACCCGGAAGCGTACAGGGGGCAAGGAGTTTGATTGGTTACCCCTGACCAAGCGTCTCCGGCGGGAACTTGGGGAACACTCCAAGAGTCGGATTTCCGAGTTGGTCTTCTGCCGCGAGGACGGATCCCCCTACAAATGGCGGCAGCACCTCATGAAGATTCTGTGCGAGCGTGCTGAGGTGAAGCACTTCACCTTCCACGCTATCCGGCACTTAACGGCCTCAATGCTGGCCCAGGAGGGTGTGGACATACCCACCATTCAGGCTATCCTGAGGCACAAGAACCCAATGACTACTACCCGGTACCTGCACCGACTGGGCATCACCGAGAATGTCCTGGAAGATGTCTTCGGTGAAGATGAAGAATAA